From a region of the Triticum aestivum cultivar Chinese Spring chromosome 7D, IWGSC CS RefSeq v2.1, whole genome shotgun sequence genome:
- the LOC123168278 gene encoding probable glutathione S-transferase GSTU6, protein MAGGGEEEAKLLGTWASPFVLRAQLALSFKGVSFENVNEDLCNKSDLLLRSNPVHKAVPVLIHNGRPVCESLVILQYVDEAFGGPPLLPADPYERAIARFWAAFIMDKLVAPWQKVFTTKIEEEKAEWMEQTLAAVDVLEGGLKECSKGGSFFGGDNVGYVDVVLGGAVPWIYGTEALCGTRLFDTSRVPLLAAWLERFGALDVAKAVMADVPTRLVELAKMKRAEAAAAAAAGAAASLPFDC, encoded by the exons ATGGCCGGAGGCGGAGAAGAAGAGGCGAAGCTGCTGGGCACGTGGGCGAGCCCGTTCGTCCTGCGAGCGCAGCTTGCGCTCAGCTTCAAGGGCGTGAGCTTCGAGAACGTCAACGAGGACCTCTGCAACAAGAGCGACCTCCTCCTGCGCTCCAACCCCGTGCACAAGGCGGTGCCCGTGCTCATCCACAACGGCAGGCCCGTCTGCGAGTCGCTGGTCATCCTGCAGTACGTCGACGAGGCCTTTGGcgggccgcccctcctccccgccGACCCCTACGAACGCGCCATCGCCCGCTTCTGGGCAGCTTTCATCATGGACAAG CTGGTGGCGCCATGGCAAAAGGTGTTCACGACTAAGATCGAGGAGGAGAAGGCCGAGTGGATGGAGCAGACGCTGGCGGCGGTGGATGTCCTGGAGGGGGGCCTGAAGGAGTGCTCCAAGGGTGGGAGCTTCTTCGGCGGCGACAACGTCGGGTACGTTGACGTCGTGCTGGGTGGGGCTGTGCCGTGGATCTATGGGACGGAGGCGCTCTGCGGTACGAGGCTCTTCGATACCAGTAGGGTCCCGCTCCTGGCAGCGTGGTTGGAGCGCTTCGGCGCGCTGGACGTGGCCAAGGCTGTCATGGCGGACGTCCCGACGAGGCTGGTCGAGCTCGCCAAGATGAAGCGGGCGGAGGCCGCGGCCGCAGCCGCGGCCGGAGCAGCAGCATCATTGCCATTTGATTGTTAA